In the Streptomyces formicae genome, one interval contains:
- a CDS encoding endonuclease/exonuclease/phosphatase family protein, translated as MPHIPRSAAVGAVVATALAAGLLVSTSSAASADTVAIHDIQGTTRVSPLAGQQVTDVAGVVTGVRGYGSKGFWIQSAAGDADKDPATSEGVFVFTGSAPVTVAPGDAVLVSGTVGEYVPGGAASGNQSLTQITKPTVTVTSSGNELPAPVRIDAKSVPAAYAPAGDPAHDNSVNGLPLRPRSYALDFYESLEGMNVRVGSSRVVGATDAYNELWVTVKKHENPNRRGGTVYGSYGAQNGGRLQIQQLAPVSQQPFPKANVGDVLSGRTEGPLDFNQFGGYTLVARELGEVEDKGLARERTKRQGKGELAVATYNVENLDPSDPQQKFDALAGAVVAHLASPDVLALEEIQDDTGAKNDGTVSAAATLKKFTDAIVAAGGPRYAWRSVDPENNKDGGEPGGNIRQVFLYNPERVSFTERAPGDATTPTGVVREGGRAALTHSPGRIAPGDAAWADSRKPLAGEFVFRGRTVFVIANHFGSKGGDEGLTSHHQPPVRSSETKRLRQAQVVNGFVKDLRKVQRDADVVVLGDINDFEFSAATKALEDGGALRSAAKSLPRSERYSYVYQGNSQVLDQILTSPGVGRDFAYDSVHINAEFAEQNSDHDPQVLRFRP; from the coding sequence ATGCCCCACATACCGAGATCAGCCGCCGTCGGCGCCGTCGTCGCCACCGCGCTCGCCGCGGGACTGCTCGTGTCCACCTCGTCCGCCGCCTCGGCCGACACCGTCGCCATCCACGACATCCAGGGCACCACGCGTGTCTCGCCGCTCGCCGGGCAGCAGGTCACGGACGTCGCGGGCGTCGTGACCGGGGTCCGGGGCTACGGCTCCAAGGGCTTCTGGATCCAGTCCGCCGCGGGTGACGCCGACAAGGACCCGGCCACCAGTGAGGGCGTCTTCGTCTTCACCGGTTCGGCGCCGGTCACGGTCGCGCCGGGCGACGCGGTCCTGGTCTCCGGCACGGTCGGGGAGTACGTCCCCGGGGGCGCGGCCTCCGGCAACCAGTCGCTCACCCAGATCACCAAGCCGACGGTGACCGTCACGTCGTCGGGCAACGAGCTGCCCGCGCCGGTCAGGATCGACGCGAAGTCGGTGCCCGCCGCGTACGCGCCCGCCGGTGACCCCGCGCACGACAACAGCGTCAACGGTCTGCCGTTGCGGCCCCGCTCGTACGCCCTGGACTTCTACGAGTCCCTGGAGGGCATGAACGTCCGCGTGGGCAGCTCGCGCGTGGTCGGCGCGACCGACGCGTACAACGAGCTCTGGGTGACGGTGAAGAAGCACGAGAACCCCAACCGGCGCGGTGGCACCGTCTACGGCTCCTACGGCGCGCAGAACGGCGGACGGCTGCAGATCCAGCAGCTCGCGCCCGTCTCCCAGCAGCCCTTCCCGAAGGCGAACGTCGGTGACGTGCTCAGCGGCCGCACCGAAGGCCCCCTGGACTTCAACCAGTTCGGCGGCTACACGCTGGTCGCCCGCGAACTCGGCGAGGTCGAGGACAAGGGCCTCGCGCGCGAGCGGACGAAGCGGCAGGGCAAGGGTGAGCTCGCCGTGGCCACGTACAACGTGGAGAACCTCGACCCGAGCGACCCGCAGCAGAAGTTCGACGCGCTCGCGGGCGCCGTCGTCGCCCACCTCGCGTCGCCCGACGTCCTCGCCCTCGAGGAGATCCAGGACGACACCGGCGCGAAGAACGACGGCACCGTCTCCGCGGCGGCGACCCTGAAGAAGTTCACGGACGCGATCGTCGCGGCGGGCGGCCCGCGCTACGCGTGGCGCTCCGTCGACCCGGAGAACAACAAGGACGGCGGCGAGCCCGGCGGCAACATCCGCCAGGTCTTCCTCTACAACCCCGAGCGGGTCTCCTTCACCGAGCGGGCGCCCGGCGACGCGACCACCCCCACCGGTGTCGTACGCGAAGGGGGCCGGGCCGCGCTGACCCACTCCCCCGGCCGGATCGCGCCCGGCGACGCGGCGTGGGCGGACAGCCGCAAGCCGCTGGCCGGTGAGTTCGTCTTCCGCGGCCGCACGGTCTTCGTGATCGCCAACCACTTCGGTTCCAAGGGCGGCGACGAGGGCCTCACCTCGCACCACCAGCCGCCGGTGCGCTCCTCGGAGACCAAGCGGCTGCGGCAGGCGCAGGTCGTCAACGGCTTCGTGAAGGACCTGCGCAAGGTCCAGCGCGACGCCGACGTCGTGGTGCTCGGCGACATCAACGACTTCGAGTTCTCGGCGGCCACCAAGGCCCTTGAGGACGGCGGCGCGCTGCGCTCGGCCGCCAAGTCGCTGCCCAGGAGCGAGCGTTACTCGTACGTCTACCAGGGCAACTCCCAGGTGCTCGACCAGATCCTGACGAGCCCCGGCGTGGGACGCGACTTCGCCTACGACAGCGTGCACATCAACGCGGAGTTCGCGGAGCAGAACAGCGATCACGACCCGCAGGTGCTGCGCTTCCGCCCGTAG
- a CDS encoding SRPBCC family protein, whose product MSGTGTGKEFEIVREFEVDASPAEVWDALTTGAAGWLRPLRYEPREGGAAPSGGTVTCWDPPHRLTARVEDPDRVPGQTLNQLDHTVEPRNGGRRSWVRYVRSGVFTGDRDAQYDAVAKHTDFRLHTLCEYLAHFKGRPAVHSAITGPPASAAPDAFVRLGRALALPDDASEGARVRVRTPGEPLDAVIDFRSRYFLGLRADDSLHRFFGRNHFGLPVTVSVHDFGAHADGKRTELAWQDWLDHLYG is encoded by the coding sequence ATGAGCGGCACGGGCACCGGCAAGGAATTCGAGATAGTCAGGGAGTTCGAGGTCGACGCGTCGCCCGCCGAGGTCTGGGACGCCCTCACCACCGGCGCCGCGGGCTGGCTCAGGCCCCTGCGGTACGAGCCCAGGGAGGGCGGCGCCGCCCCCTCCGGCGGCACCGTGACGTGCTGGGACCCGCCGCACCGGCTCACCGCCCGCGTGGAGGACCCCGACCGCGTCCCCGGCCAGACCCTCAACCAGCTCGACCACACCGTCGAGCCGCGCAACGGCGGCCGCCGCTCCTGGGTGCGCTACGTCCGCAGCGGCGTCTTCACCGGTGACCGCGACGCGCAGTACGACGCCGTCGCCAAGCACACCGACTTCCGGCTGCACACCCTGTGCGAGTACCTCGCGCACTTCAAGGGCCGCCCGGCCGTGCACTCCGCGATCACCGGGCCGCCCGCGTCGGCCGCGCCGGACGCCTTCGTCAGGCTCGGCCGCGCGCTCGCCCTGCCCGACGACGCGTCCGAAGGGGCCCGCGTCCGGGTCAGGACGCCCGGCGAGCCGCTCGACGCGGTCATCGACTTCCGCAGCAGGTACTTCCTGGGGCTGCGCGCGGACGACAGCCTGCACCGCTTCTTTGGCCGCAACCACTTCGGCCTCCCGGTGACCGTCAGCGTGCACGACTTCGGTGCGCACGCCGACGGCAAGCGCACCGAACTCGCGTGGCAGGACTGGCTGGACCACCTCTACGGATGA
- a CDS encoding antibiotic biosynthesis monooxygenase, with the protein MSTTQEPAKTASTTPSATWSATPGATLRTGTHPDPARPDVGLTFVSTWSTGSPERQRATLDAIATAWSTRDWPHEGLLSYAVYAGADGDTVLHHSQWRDEDAYQDFFASAANGRDARNTDIDAAVPGIERLGLLKTRLYRSWTGAAERADREPGAIVIVRVAFEGPDADRQRAWVDGVMDALEGDGTAGGGLLAAHFHLSTDGRQVVNYAEWTDEQAHVDALSAAGEGVGAPTARWRRVREFPGVLSDDSVARYRLAHTFVPRGA; encoded by the coding sequence ATGTCTACGACCCAGGAACCGGCCAAGACCGCGAGCACCACCCCGAGCGCCACGTGGAGCGCGACCCCGGGCGCGACCCTCCGCACCGGCACCCACCCCGACCCCGCCCGCCCCGACGTCGGACTCACCTTCGTCAGCACCTGGAGCACGGGCTCGCCCGAGCGGCAGCGGGCCACGCTGGACGCCATCGCCACGGCCTGGAGCACCAGGGACTGGCCGCACGAGGGACTGCTGTCGTACGCCGTGTACGCGGGCGCCGACGGTGACACGGTCCTGCACCACTCGCAGTGGCGGGACGAGGACGCCTACCAGGACTTCTTCGCGAGCGCCGCCAACGGCAGGGACGCGCGGAACACCGACATCGACGCCGCGGTGCCGGGCATCGAGCGCCTCGGTCTGCTCAAGACGCGCCTGTACCGCAGCTGGACCGGTGCCGCGGAGCGCGCGGACCGGGAGCCCGGTGCGATCGTGATCGTGCGCGTCGCGTTCGAAGGGCCCGACGCCGACCGCCAGCGGGCCTGGGTGGACGGGGTGATGGACGCGCTGGAGGGCGACGGGACGGCGGGCGGCGGGCTGCTCGCCGCGCACTTCCACCTCAGCACCGACGGCAGGCAGGTCGTCAACTACGCGGAGTGGACCGACGAACAGGCCCACGTCGACGCGCTCTCCGCCGCGGGCGAGGGGGTGGGAGCGCCGACGGCCCGGTGGCGGCGCGTGCGGGAGTTCCCCGGCGTCCTCTCCGATGACTCGGTCGCCCGCTACCGGTTGGCGCACACCTTCGTACCGCGCGGAGCGTAG
- a CDS encoding SGNH/GDSL hydrolase family protein, with amino-acid sequence MSTRQQYPFARYVAIGDSQTEGLGDGDESHGYRGWADRFAEILAAGNPDLTYANLAVRGRVTARVKAEQLGPALALKPDLVTVMTGMNDLVRPGFDAARVAADIEEMFTELTGAGARVATVTFPDIGRISPLARRALPRVLDLNARIRAAADRHGVAVLDTFPHRVTTDPRLWSRDRLHASPLGHARIAAGVADVLGVPGHESWLEPLPPLAPQSVFDEVTAEARWFAGFMGPWVWRRVRGRSSGDGREAKRPALAAVTLPDRERA; translated from the coding sequence ATGAGCACGAGGCAGCAGTACCCTTTCGCGCGCTACGTAGCGATCGGCGACAGCCAGACCGAGGGGCTGGGGGACGGCGACGAGAGCCATGGGTACCGGGGGTGGGCCGACCGGTTCGCGGAGATCCTCGCGGCGGGCAATCCGGACCTCACGTACGCCAACCTCGCCGTGCGCGGGCGCGTCACCGCCCGGGTCAAGGCGGAACAGCTGGGCCCGGCCCTGGCGTTGAAGCCGGATCTCGTCACCGTGATGACGGGCATGAACGACCTGGTGCGGCCGGGCTTCGACGCCGCGCGGGTGGCCGCGGACATCGAGGAGATGTTCACCGAACTCACCGGGGCGGGCGCCCGGGTGGCCACCGTGACCTTCCCGGACATCGGGCGGATCTCCCCGCTCGCGCGGCGCGCGCTGCCCCGGGTCCTGGATCTGAACGCGCGGATCCGCGCGGCGGCCGACCGGCACGGGGTGGCCGTCCTCGACACGTTCCCGCACCGCGTCACCACCGACCCCCGGCTGTGGAGCAGGGACCGCCTGCACGCGAGCCCGCTCGGCCATGCCCGGATCGCCGCGGGCGTGGCGGACGTCCTGGGCGTGCCGGGTCACGAGAGCTGGCTCGAACCGCTGCCGCCGCTCGCCCCGCAGTCGGTGTTCGACGAGGTCACGGCGGAGGCGCGCTGGTTCGCGGGCTTCATGGGGCCGTGGGTGTGGCGGCGGGTGCGGGGCCGTTCCTCGGGGGACGGCCGCGAGGCGAAACGCCCCGCGCTGGCCGCGGTGACCCTGCCGGATCGCGAACGGGCTTGA
- a CDS encoding SDR family NAD(P)-dependent oxidoreductase — protein METSSNDSIRDGGRAGEERVALVTGSSSGIGAEIARRLAARGIRVVVNSARSVAAGEELAAELPDAVYVRASVADEADAKRLVQAAVDAYGRLDILVNCAGATRFIDHDDFEAASPEVWRELYDVNVIGVWQTITAAVPHLRASGAGSIVNISSQAGVRPGGSSIPYAVSKAAVNHMTKLLAKTLGPAVRVNAVAPGMIDTPWFDGVEGVEAAMEAVAERLPLGRVGRPEDIAEAVVDLANSSYITGEVLLVDGGGHLL, from the coding sequence ATGGAAACCAGCAGCAACGACAGCATCCGCGACGGCGGCCGTGCCGGTGAGGAGCGCGTCGCCCTCGTGACCGGGTCCTCGTCGGGGATCGGCGCCGAGATCGCCCGGCGCCTGGCCGCCCGGGGGATCCGGGTGGTCGTCAACTCCGCGCGCTCCGTGGCGGCGGGCGAGGAACTGGCGGCCGAACTGCCCGACGCGGTCTACGTCAGGGCGAGCGTCGCGGACGAGGCCGACGCCAAGCGGCTCGTTCAGGCAGCCGTCGACGCGTACGGCCGCCTGGACATCCTGGTCAACTGCGCGGGCGCCACCCGGTTCATCGACCACGACGACTTCGAGGCCGCGAGCCCCGAGGTGTGGCGGGAGCTGTACGACGTCAACGTCATCGGCGTCTGGCAGACGATCACCGCGGCCGTCCCGCACCTGCGGGCGAGCGGCGCGGGCAGCATCGTGAACATCTCGTCGCAGGCGGGGGTGCGGCCCGGTGGCAGCTCCATCCCGTACGCGGTGAGCAAGGCCGCCGTGAACCACATGACCAAGCTGCTCGCCAAGACGCTCGGGCCCGCGGTGCGCGTCAACGCCGTCGCGCCCGGCATGATCGACACGCCGTGGTTCGACGGGGTCGAGGGCGTGGAGGCCGCGATGGAGGCCGTCGCGGAACGGCTGCCGCTGGGGCGGGTCGGCCGCCCCGAGGACATCGCCGAGGCCGTGGTCGACCTGGCCAACTCCTCGTACATCACGGGCGAGGTGCTGCTCGTGGACGGGGGCGGGCACCTGCTGTGA
- a CDS encoding DUF4235 domain-containing protein, whose product MSPLKLLYKPVGAGFGMLGGALAGALFSRVWKAVAGEDDAPDAHDEERAWREILAAAALQGAIFAVVRAAVERGGAVGVRRLTGSWPG is encoded by the coding sequence ATGAGCCCGCTCAAGCTGCTCTACAAGCCGGTCGGCGCGGGCTTCGGCATGCTGGGCGGCGCGCTGGCGGGCGCGCTGTTCAGCCGCGTCTGGAAGGCGGTCGCGGGCGAGGACGACGCGCCTGACGCCCACGACGAGGAGCGCGCCTGGCGCGAGATCCTCGCCGCGGCCGCGCTCCAGGGCGCGATCTTCGCCGTGGTCAGGGCCGCCGTGGAGCGCGGCGGCGCGGTCGGCGTGCGGCGCCTCACGGGGAGCTGGCCCGGCTGA
- the dapA gene encoding 4-hydroxy-tetrahydrodipicolinate synthase, with product MTSRTPAPFGRALCAMITPFTDAGALDLDGAQRLADRLVTDGCEGLVLSGTTGESPTTSDAEKSALVRAVADAVAGRARVVAGVGSNDTRHTVELAGAAEKAGADGLLVVTPYYSKPPQDAVAAHFLAVAEGSGLPVLLYDIPGRTGTRIAPETLLRLAEHPRIVGVKDCAYDILASQRVMGRTDLAYYAGCDEYDLALYAVGGAGYISTVANVIPRHLRSVLDAFDAGDTAGARRGQLAATPLIDLMMASGLPGTVTAKALLGALGLPAGPVRAPLLPAGREVTDGLRAAYDAVG from the coding sequence ATGACCTCCCGGACCCCGGCCCCCTTCGGCCGCGCCCTGTGCGCGATGATCACGCCCTTCACCGACGCGGGCGCCCTCGACCTGGACGGCGCGCAGCGCCTCGCCGACCGCCTGGTGACCGACGGCTGCGAAGGGCTCGTCCTGTCCGGCACCACCGGCGAGTCGCCGACCACGTCCGACGCGGAGAAGTCCGCGCTCGTGCGCGCGGTGGCCGACGCGGTGGCGGGCCGCGCCCGGGTCGTCGCGGGCGTCGGCAGCAACGACACCCGGCACACCGTCGAGCTGGCAGGGGCGGCCGAGAAGGCGGGCGCGGACGGCCTGTTGGTGGTCACGCCGTACTACAGCAAGCCGCCGCAGGACGCCGTGGCGGCCCACTTCCTCGCGGTCGCCGAAGGATCGGGGCTCCCGGTGCTGCTCTACGACATCCCCGGCCGCACCGGCACCCGCATCGCGCCGGAGACGCTCCTTCGCCTGGCGGAGCATCCGCGGATCGTGGGCGTGAAGGACTGCGCGTACGACATCCTCGCCAGCCAGCGCGTCATGGGCCGCACGGACCTCGCGTACTACGCGGGCTGCGACGAGTACGACCTGGCGCTGTACGCCGTCGGCGGCGCGGGCTACATCAGCACGGTCGCCAATGTGATCCCCCGTCACCTGCGGTCCGTGCTCGACGCGTTCGACGCGGGCGACACGGCGGGGGCGCGCCGCGGGCAGCTCGCGGCCACCCCGCTCATCGACCTCATGATGGCGTCGGGCCTGCCCGGCACGGTCACCGCGAAGGCGCTGCTCGGGGCGCTCGGGCTGCCCGCAGGCCCGGTGCGGGCACCGCTGCTGCCCGCCGGCCGTGAGGTGACCGACGGGCTGCGGGCGGCGTACGACGCGGTCGGCTAG
- a CDS encoding SigE family RNA polymerase sigma factor, translating to MDAEGQESFREFVRSRSGTLLRTAVLLSGGDRHAAEDLLQNALVKAVGRWHRIDEPEAYVRQVLYRQQIGRWRLKWPRRELAVAEPPETPVAGDGASAAELRIVLRGALAKLTARQRTVLVLRYFEDLPEAEVAALLGCSVGTVRSTTHRSLARLRGLAPELARLEGPGTGAGSPDFSPVEVGP from the coding sequence ATGGATGCCGAAGGGCAGGAGAGTTTCCGGGAGTTCGTGCGGAGCAGATCCGGCACGCTGCTGAGGACCGCCGTGCTGCTCAGCGGCGGCGACCGGCACGCGGCCGAGGACCTGCTCCAGAACGCGCTGGTCAAGGCCGTCGGCCGCTGGCACCGCATCGACGAACCCGAGGCGTACGTACGGCAGGTCCTCTACCGCCAGCAGATCGGCCGCTGGCGGCTGAAGTGGCCGCGGCGCGAACTGGCCGTCGCCGAGCCGCCGGAGACCCCCGTGGCCGGGGACGGCGCGTCCGCCGCGGAGCTGCGGATCGTGCTGCGCGGGGCGCTCGCCAAGCTCACCGCGCGGCAGCGGACCGTCCTCGTGCTGCGCTACTTCGAGGACCTGCCCGAGGCGGAGGTGGCCGCGCTCCTGGGCTGCTCCGTGGGCACCGTGCGCAGCACGACGCACCGCTCCCTGGCCCGGCTCAGGGGCCTGGCTCCCGAGCTCGCCCGGCTCGAAGGGCCCGGCACCGGGGCCGGGTCCCCCGACTTCTCGCCCGTGGAGGTAGGACCGTGA
- the dapD gene encoding 2,3,4,5-tetrahydropyridine-2,6-dicarboxylate N-succinyltransferase, which produces MTDTNASRTTGAVAAGLATVTTDGTVLDTWFPAPELAAEAGPAGTERLSAERAVELLGEGAAKAMGPDARRGVEIIAVRTVIASLDDKPQDAHDVYLRLHLLSHRLVKPHGVNLDGQFGFLPNVAWTSLGPVAVDDVEKVRLNARAEGLHLAVTSIDKFPRMTDYVAPKGVRIADADRVRLGAHLAEGTTVMHEGFVNFNAGTLGTSMVEGRISAGVVVGDGSDIGGGASTMGTLSGGGNVRIVIGERCLIGAEAGVGIALGDECVVEAGLYVTAGTRVTMPDGQIVKARELSGASNILFRRNSVTGTVEARPNNAVWGGLNEVLHSHN; this is translated from the coding sequence ATGACCGACACGAATGCTTCTCGCACCACCGGCGCCGTCGCCGCAGGCCTCGCCACCGTCACCACCGACGGCACCGTTCTCGACACCTGGTTCCCCGCGCCCGAGCTCGCCGCCGAAGCGGGCCCCGCGGGCACCGAGCGGCTGTCCGCCGAGCGCGCCGTGGAGCTGCTCGGCGAGGGTGCCGCCAAGGCGATGGGCCCGGACGCCCGCCGTGGCGTGGAGATCATCGCCGTACGTACGGTCATCGCGTCCCTCGACGACAAGCCGCAGGACGCCCACGACGTGTACCTGCGTCTGCACCTGCTCAGCCACCGCCTGGTCAAGCCGCACGGCGTGAACCTGGACGGACAGTTCGGCTTCCTGCCCAACGTCGCCTGGACCTCGCTCGGCCCGGTCGCCGTGGACGACGTCGAGAAGGTCCGGCTCAACGCCCGCGCCGAGGGCCTGCACCTCGCCGTGACCTCCATCGACAAGTTCCCGCGCATGACGGACTACGTCGCGCCGAAGGGCGTCCGCATCGCCGACGCCGACCGCGTCCGCCTCGGCGCGCACCTCGCCGAGGGCACGACCGTCATGCACGAGGGCTTCGTGAACTTCAACGCGGGCACGCTGGGCACCTCCATGGTCGAGGGCCGCATCTCCGCCGGCGTCGTCGTCGGCGACGGCTCGGACATCGGCGGCGGCGCCTCCACCATGGGCACCCTGTCCGGTGGCGGCAACGTCCGCATCGTCATCGGCGAGCGCTGCCTGATCGGCGCCGAGGCGGGTGTCGGCATCGCGCTCGGCGACGAGTGCGTCGTCGAGGCCGGTCTGTACGTCACCGCCGGTACCCGCGTCACGATGCCCGACGGCCAGATCGTCAAGGCCCGCGAGCTCTCCGGCGCCTCGAACATCCTCTTCCGCCGCAACTCGGTCACGGGCACCGTCGAGGCCCGCCCGAACAACGCGGTCTGGGGCGGCCTGAACGAGGTCCTGCACAGCCACAACTGA
- a CDS encoding TetR/AcrR family transcriptional regulator, translating into MGRRYDPDRRQRIIDAAIRVVGRKGIGGLSHRSVAAEADVPLGSTTYHFTTLDELLVAALRQSNEGFAKVVAAGGAFADPRADVAGELARLLGEWFAGERAGIELEYELYLAALRRPALRPVAAEWCAGLAELLGRRTDPATARGLVALMDGICLQVLITGGEYDEVYARETFARLLRPEPGAAPDA; encoded by the coding sequence ATGGGCCGTCGCTACGACCCCGACCGTCGCCAGCGGATCATCGACGCCGCGATCCGGGTGGTCGGGCGGAAGGGCATCGGCGGGCTCAGCCACCGTTCGGTCGCCGCGGAGGCGGACGTGCCGCTCGGCTCCACGACGTACCACTTCACGACCCTCGACGAACTGCTGGTCGCCGCGCTGCGACAGTCCAACGAGGGCTTCGCGAAGGTGGTGGCAGCGGGCGGCGCGTTCGCGGACCCGCGGGCCGACGTCGCGGGCGAGCTCGCCCGGCTGCTCGGCGAGTGGTTCGCGGGGGAGCGGGCCGGGATCGAGCTGGAGTACGAGCTCTACCTCGCCGCCCTGCGCAGGCCCGCGCTGCGCCCGGTGGCCGCCGAATGGTGCGCGGGGCTCGCCGAGTTGCTGGGGCGGCGCACCGACCCGGCCACCGCGCGCGGCCTCGTCGCCCTGATGGACGGGATCTGTCTGCAGGTGCTGATCACGGGCGGCGAGTACGACGAGGTGTACGCGCGGGAGACGTTCGCGCGGCTGTTGAGGCCGGAGCCGGGCGCGGCGCCGGATGCTTGA
- a CDS encoding DMT family transporter, which yields MGYALLAGAIAAEVAGTTAMKYSEGFSRLWPSLITVAGYLLAFTLLAQTLKTLSVGTAYAIWAGIGTAAVAAIGMLFLGEAANLVKVAGIALVIAGVVVLNLGGAH from the coding sequence ATGGGATACGCACTGCTGGCCGGGGCCATCGCCGCGGAGGTGGCCGGGACGACCGCCATGAAGTACAGCGAGGGGTTCAGCAGGCTGTGGCCCTCGCTGATCACGGTCGCGGGGTACCTGCTCGCCTTCACGCTGCTCGCGCAGACCCTCAAGACCCTCTCCGTGGGCACCGCCTACGCGATCTGGGCGGGCATCGGCACCGCGGCCGTCGCCGCGATCGGCATGCTCTTCCTGGGGGAGGCCGCCAATCTCGTCAAGGTCGCGGGCATCGCGCTCGTGATCGCGGGCGTCGTCGTGCTCAATCTGGGCGGGGCGCACTGA
- a CDS encoding oxidoreductase: MSDTSGRGPQPGPQSWNPNPPGRHPHPHGWQPNPWGPPPPPPPKPGVIPLAPLGVDHVLGGAFATMRRYAKPLFGTAAAAYGLLAAVMTGALLLAYAATRDDFRAMYEPGATFSWEHGRPLLMAFGAVWATGLLASLAINSFIQAACAATLHEAVLGRPTTFRAVWHKAWSRTPSVTAVTLLLALVLLLPLATFALLLVSFFVTVMTDSTAPFGLVFLLFLLTLPLAAWLYVLFAFAPAAAVLESAGPLTALRRSARLVRGAWWRTFGISLLAGVIVVIVSLAFRLPLQFAAPEPPAVTPDTDTSELLFDQLRSQFGLYALLGLLGTLLTQLLATVFLPLVTALLYIDRRIRGEGLAHTLTEASRS, from the coding sequence ATGTCGGACACATCGGGGCGGGGACCGCAGCCAGGACCGCAGAGCTGGAACCCGAACCCGCCGGGCCGGCACCCGCACCCTCACGGCTGGCAGCCGAACCCCTGGGGCCCACCGCCCCCGCCACCCCCGAAACCGGGCGTCATACCCCTGGCACCCCTGGGCGTCGACCACGTCCTGGGCGGCGCGTTCGCCACGATGCGGCGCTACGCCAAGCCGCTCTTCGGCACCGCCGCCGCGGCGTACGGCCTGCTCGCCGCGGTCATGACGGGCGCGCTCCTGCTCGCGTACGCCGCCACCCGCGACGACTTCCGGGCCATGTACGAGCCGGGCGCCACCTTCTCCTGGGAGCACGGACGACCGCTGCTCATGGCGTTCGGAGCGGTCTGGGCGACGGGCCTGCTCGCGAGCCTGGCCATCAACTCCTTCATCCAGGCCGCCTGCGCCGCGACCCTGCACGAGGCGGTGCTCGGCCGCCCCACGACGTTCCGCGCGGTGTGGCACAAGGCGTGGTCGCGCACGCCGTCGGTGACGGCCGTGACGCTGCTGCTCGCCCTGGTCCTGCTGCTGCCCCTCGCGACGTTCGCGCTGCTCCTCGTCTCCTTCTTCGTCACGGTCATGACGGACTCGACCGCCCCCTTCGGCCTGGTCTTCCTCCTCTTCCTCCTCACGCTCCCGCTGGCGGCCTGGCTCTACGTCCTGTTCGCCTTCGCCCCGGCGGCGGCGGTCCTGGAATCGGCGGGCCCCCTGACGGCACTGCGCCGCTCCGCACGCCTCGTACGCGGCGCCTGGTGGCGCACGTTCGGCATCTCGCTGCTCGCCGGAGTCATCGTGGTGATCGTCTCCCTGGCATTTCGGCTCCCCCTCCAGTTCGCCGCACCGGAGCCCCCCGCGGTGACCCCGGACACGGACACCTCAGAACTCCTCTTCGACCAACTCCGCTCCCAGTTCGGCCTGTACGCCCTGCTCGGCCTGCTCGGCACCCTGCTCACCCAACTCCTCGCCACGGTCTTCCTGCCCCTGGTGACGGCCCTGCTCTACATCGACCGCCGCATCCGCGGGGAGGGGCTGGCGCACACACTGACCGAGGCGTCCCGGTCCTGA
- a CDS encoding metal-sulfur cluster assembly factor, producing the protein MSENETLTTKPASEEEVREALYDVVDPELGIDVVNLGLIYGVHVDDANIATIDMTLTSAACPLTDVIEDQAKSATDGIVNELRINWVWMPPWGPDKITDDGREQLRALGFNV; encoded by the coding sequence ATGAGCGAGAACGAGACCCTGACCACGAAGCCCGCTTCCGAGGAAGAGGTCCGCGAGGCGCTGTACGACGTCGTCGACCCCGAGCTGGGCATCGACGTCGTCAACCTCGGCCTGATCTACGGCGTCCACGTCGACGACGCGAACATCGCCACGATCGACATGACGCTGACGTCGGCGGCCTGCCCGCTGACGGACGTCATCGAGGACCAGGCGAAGTCCGCCACGGACGGCATCGTCAACGAGCTCCGGATCAACTGGGTCTGGATGCCGCCGTGGGGCCCGGACAAGATCACGGACGATGGGCGCGAGCAGCTGCGGGCGCTCGGGTTCAACGTCTGA